Within the Pseudomonas oryzae genome, the region GTTCGTCGCCCTGTCCGGCGAGCGCTTCGACGGCCATGACTTCCTCGAGCAGGTCGCGGCGAAGAGTGCCGCCGCCGCGCTGGTCGAGCGCGAGGTCGAGGAAGTCGAACTGCCGCAACTGGTGGTGGCCGATACGCGCAAGGCCCTCGGCCAACTCGGCGCGCTCAACCGTGCGGCCTTCCACGGCCGCCTGGCGGCCGTCACCGGCTCCAGCGGCAAGACTACGGTCAAGGAGATGCTCGCCAGTATCCTGCGCGCCGATCACGGCGGCGATGCCGACGCGGTGCTGGCCACCCGTGGCAACCTCAACAACGAGCTGGGCGCGCCGCTGACCCTGCTCGAGCTGGCGCCGCAGCACCGCAGTGCGGTGATCGAGCTGGGCGCCTCGCATCTGGGCGAGATCGCCTACACCGTCAGCCTGACCCGACCGCAGGTCGCCATCATCACCAACGCCGGTACCGCGCATGTCGGCGAGTTCGGCGGCCCGGAGAAGATCGTCGAAGCCAAGGGCGAAATTCTCGAGGGGCTGGCGGGCGATGGCGTGGCGGTGCTCAATCGCGACGATCCGGCCTTCGCCACCTGGGTGCAGCGTGCCGCCGGCCGGCAAGTGCTGAGTTTCGCCCTGCATGCCGCGGCCGACTTCACCGCGCGCGACCTGGACCGTGACGCTCGCGGCTGCCCGGCCTTCACCCTGGTCGGTCCGGCTGGCGAGGCGCGCATCCAGCTCAACCTGCTCGGCGAGCACAACGTCGCCAATGCCCTGGCCGCGGCGGCCGCCGCCCACGCCCTCGGTGTGTCGCTGGCGGCGACCCGGGCCGGGCTGGAAGCCCTGCAGGCGGTCAAGGGGCGCGCCCAGGCGCAACTCGCCCCCTCTGGAATGCGGGTTATCGACGACAGTTACAACGCCAACCCTGCCTCGATGATGGCCGCCGTTGATATACTGACCGGCTTTTCCGGGCGTACCGTTCTGGTGCTCGGCGACATGGGCGAACTGGGGGCCTGGGCCGAACAGGGGCACCGCGAAGTGGGCGAGTACGCCCGCGGCAAGGTGACTGCACTGTACGCGGTCGGCCCGCTGATGGCCCATGCCGTGGCGGCCTTCGGTAGCGGCGGGCGGCATTTTGCCACTCAGGCTGAACTCATCGCCGTGCTGACTGCCGAACAGTCTCCGGAAACCACCCTGTTGATCAAAGGCTCGCGCAGCGCGGCGATGGATAAAGTCGTGGCTGCGCTGTGCGCCTGTGCTGGAGAACACTAAATGCTGCTGCTGTTGGCCGAGTACCTGCAACAGTTCCACAAGGGCTTCGCGGTCTTTCAGTACCTGACCCTGCGTGGAATCCTCGGCGTGCTCACCGCCCTGGCCCTGGCGCTGTGGCTGGGCCCCTGGATGATCCGCACCCTGCGCACCCGCCAGATCGGCCAGGCGGTGCGTGACGACGGCCCGCAGTCGCACCTGTCGAAGAAGGGCACGCCGACCATGGGCGGCGCGCTGATCCTCTCGGCCATCGCCATCAGCACCCTGCTGTGGGCGGACCTGACCAACCGCTACGTGTGGGTGGTGCTCGGTGTCACCCTGCTGTTCGGCGCCATCGGTTGGGTCGACGACTACCGCAAGGTCATCGAGAAGAACTCGCGCGGCCTGCCGAGCCGCTGGAAGTACTTCTGGCAGTCGGTGTTCGGCCTCGGCGCGGCGGCGTTCCTGTATATGACCGCCGCCACTCCGGTGGAAACCACCCTGTTCCTGCCGCTGTTGAAGAACATCGAGATCCCCTTGGGGATCTTCTTCGTGGTGCTGACCTACTTCGTGATCGTCGGCTCGAGCAATGCGGTCAACCTGACCGACGGCCTCGACGGCCTGGCGATCCTGCCGACCGTGCTGGTCGGCGGCGCTCTGGGCATCTTCTGCTACCTGGCCGGCAACGTGCGCTTCGCCGAATACCTGCTGATCCCCTACGTGCCGGGCGCCGGCGAGCTGATCGTGTTCTGCGGGGCGCTGATCGGCGCCGGCCTCGGCTTCCTGTGGTTCAACACCTACCCGGCCCAGGTGTTCATGGGCGACGTCGGCGCCCTGGCCCTCGGCGCGGCGCTGGGCACCATCGCGGTGATCGTTCGTCAGGAGCTGGTGCTGTTCATCATGGGCGGCGTGTTCGTCATGGAAACCCTGTCGGTGGTGATCCAGGTCGCCTCGTTCAAGCTCACCGGTCGCCGCGTGTTCCGCATGGCGCCGATCCACCACCACTTCGAACTCAAGGGCTGGCCGGAGCCGCGGGTGATCGTGCGCTTCTGGATCATCACCGTGGTGCTGGTGCTGATCGGCCTGTCCACCCTGAAGCTGAGGTAATCGAGATGACGCTGATCGCTTCCGACCAGTTCCGCATCGTCGTCGGTCTCGGCAAGAGCGGCATGTCGCTGGTGCGCTTCCTCGCCCGCCAGGGCGTGCCCTTCGCGGTGGCCGATACGCGCATGAGCCCGCCGGAGCTGGCCACCCTCAAGGCCGAGTACCCGCAGGTCGAGGTGCGCTGCGGCGCCCTCGATGTGGACTTCCTCTGCCGCGCCAGCGAGCTGTACGTCAGCCCGGGGCTGCCGCTGAGCACCGAGGCCCTGCAGGCGGCGGCGGTGCGCGGCGTCAAGCTGTCCGGCGACATCGATCTGTTCGTCCGTCACGCCAAGGCGCCGATCGTCGCCATCACCGGCTCCAACGCCAAGAGCACGGTGACCACCCTGGTCGGCGAGATGGCCGCAGCCGCCGGCAAGCGGGTCGCCGTCGGCGGCAACCTCGGCACCCCGGCGCTGGACCTGCTGGCCGACGACGTCGAGCTGTACGTGCTCGAGCTGTCCAGCTTCCAGCTGGAAAGCACCGAGCGGCTGAGCGCCGAGGTGGCCACCTGCCTCAACGTCAGCGACGACCATATGGACCGCTACAGCGGCATGCAGACCTATCACCTGGCCAAGCACCGCATCTTCCGCGGCGCCCGCCAGGTGGTGATCAACCGCCAGGATGCGCTGTCGCGACCGCTGATCGCCGACCAGGTGCCGTGCTGGAGCTTCGGCCTCGACAAGCCGGACTTCAAGTCGTTCGGCATCATTGAGGAGGGCGGCGAGAAGTTTCTCGCCTTCCAGTTCAGCAAGCTGATGCCGGTGCGCGAGCTGAGGATCCGCGGCGCACACAACCAGGCCAACGCCCTGGCGGCGCTGGCCCTCGGTCATGCCGTCGGCCTGCCGATGGCGTCGATGCTGGATACCCTGCGCCGCTTCACCGGCCTGGCGCATCGCTGCCAGTGGGTGCGCGAGCGCGACGGGGTGACCTGGTACGACGACTCCAAGGCGACCAACGTCGGCGCCGCACTGGCGGCGATCGACGGTCTCGGCGCGGAGATCGACGGCAAGCTGCTGCTGATCGCCGGCGGCGACGGCAAGGGCGCCGATTTCAACCCGCTGCGCGCCAGCGTGGCGCGCTACTGCCGTGCGGTGGTGCTGCTCGGCCGCGATGCCGAACTGATCGCCGGTGCGCTGACCGCCAGCGATGGCCAGCCGGTGGTGCCGCTGGTACGTGTCGCCAGCCTCGACGAGGCCGTGCAGCGTTGCGCCGAGCTGGCCGCCGCGGGTGATGCCGTGCTGCTGTCGCCGGCCTGCGCGAGTCTGGACATGTTCAAGAACTTCGAGGAGCGCGGCCGGCTGTTCGCCAAGGCCGTGGAGGAGCTGGCCTGATGCTCGCCCTGCTGCGCCTGTCGCCATCGCCGCTGCTCAGCCGCCGCGGCGTCGACCTCGACTTCCCGCTGCTGGCGGGTTGTCTGGCGCTGCTCGGCCTCGGTTTCGTGATGGTGTCCTCCGCCTCCTCCGAGGTGGCGGCGGCGCAGTCCGGCACTCCGCTGTACTACATGATCCGCCATCTGGTGTACCTGGCCATCGGCCTGAGCGCCGGGGCGGTGACCCTGCTGGTGCCGATCGCCACCTGGCAGAAGCACGGCGGCAAGCTGTTGCTCGCCGCCTTCGCCCTGCTGGTGCTGGTGCTGGTGCCGGGCATCGGCCGCGAGGTGAATGGCGCACGGCGCTGGATCGGCTTCGGCATCGCCAACATCCAGCCCTCAGAGCTGGCCAAGCTGTTCACCGTGATCTACCTCGCCGGCTATCTGGTGCGCCGCCAGGCGGATGTGCAGCGCAAATGGAAAGGCCTGCTGATGCCGCTGATCGTGCTCGGCCTGATGGCCGGTCTGCTGCTCTCCGAACCGGACTTCGGCGCCACCGTGGTGCTGGTCGGCGCCGGCATCACCATGCTGTTCCTCGGCGGGGTCAGCCTGTGGCGTTTCCTGCCGATGGTCGCCGGCGTGCTGGCGATCGGTGTGGTGGTGATGACCAGCCAGGCCTACCGCCTCAAGCGCCTGACCAACTTCATCGACCCCTGGGCCGACCAGTTCGGCGCCGGCTACCAGCTCAGCCAGGCGCTGATCGCCTTCGGCCGCGGCGAGTGGCTGGGCGTGGGTCTGGGCAACAGCGTGCAGAAACAGTTCTACCTGCCGGAGGCGCACACCGACTTCGTGTTCGCCGTGCTCGCCGAGGAGCTGGGCATGGTCGGCGCGCTGCTCACCGTCGCCCTGTTCGTGCTGGTCACCCTGCGTGCCCTGTACCTCGGCCTGCAGGCGGAGAAAAGCCAGCAGTATTTCTCGGCCTACGTGGCCTACGGTCTGGCGATCCTCTGGGTCGGCCAGTTCCTGATCAACATCGGCGTGAACGTCGGCCTGCTGCCGACCAAGGGGCTGACCCTGCCGTTCCTCAGCTACGGCGGCAGTTCGCTGGTGATCTGCTGCATCAGTCTCTGCCTGTTGCTGCGCCTGGACTGGGAGCGGCGCAACCAACTGGGCAACGCCGAGATCGAATTCACCGAAGAAGATTTTGCCGATGAGGAGCTGCGTCATGCCCGGTAACGTGCTGATCATGGCAGGCGGTACCGGTGGCCACGTGTTCCCGGCGCTGGCCTGCGCCCGAGAGTTCCAGGCGCGCGGCTACAGCGTGCACTGGCTGGGCACCCCGCGCGGGATCGAGAACGAGCTGGTGCCGCAGGCCGGTCTGCCGCTGCACCGCATCGAGGTCAGCGGCGTGCGCGGCAAGGGTCTGCTGTCGCTGCTCAAGGCGCCGCTGCAGGTGTTCAAGGCCCTGCTGCAGGCGCGCAAGGTGGTGCGCGAGCTGCAACCGGTGTGCGTGCTGGGCATGGGCGGCTTCGTCACCGGCCCCGGTGGGGTCGCCGCGCGTCTGGTCGGTGCGCCGCTGATCATCCACGAGCAGAATGCCGTGGCCGGTACCGCCAACCGCGGTCTGGTGCCGTTCGCCAGCCGCGTCTGCGAGGCGTTCCCGGACACCTTCGCGGCCAGCGCCAAGCGCCGTACCACCGGCAATCCGGTGCGCGAGGAGCTGTTCCTCGAGACGCCGCGGCAGAACCTGGGCAATCGCCAGGTGCGCCTCCTGGTGCTCGGCGGCAGCCTGGGCGCCGAACCGCTCAACAAGCTGCTGCCGGTGGCGCTGGCCAAGGTCGCCGCCGAGTTGCGCCCGCAGGTCTATCACCAGGCTGGCAAGAAGCATGCCGAGGTGACCCGCGAGCGCTACCGCGAGGCGGGCGTCGAGGCCGAGGTGCAGCCCTTCATCAAGGACATGGCCCGCGCCTATGCCTGGGCCGACCTGGTGATCTGCCGCGCCGGCGCGCTGACGGTCAGCGAGCTGGCTGCCGCCGGCCTGCCGTCGATGCTGGTGCCGCTGCCGCACGCCATCGACGATCACCAGACCCGCAATGCCGAATATCTGGCCAAGGCCGGCGCCGCCGTGCTTTTGCCGCAACATGCCACTGACGCGGCCGCGCTGGCCGCGCAGCTGACCGAGGTCCTGATGCACAGCGAAAAACTCGCGGCCATGGGCGCCACCGCGCGCCGCCTGGCCAAGCCCGACGCCACCCGCAGCGTGGTCGACATCTGCCTGGAGGTGGCCAATGGCTGAGGCGCCCCTCGACAACGCGGCCGAGCTGCGCCGCATGCGTCGCATCCGCCGCATCCACTTCGTCGGCATCGGCGGCGTGGGCATGTGCGGCATCGCCGAGGTGCTGCTCAACCTCGGCTACCAGGTGTCCGGCTCCGATCTCAAGACCTCGCCGGTGACCGAGCGTCTGGCCAGCTTCGGCGCGCAGATCTGCATCGGCCACCGTGCCGAGAACGCCGAGCAGGCCGACGTGCTGGTGGTGTCCAGCGCCATCAACCCGGCCAACCCGGAGGTCGCCCATGCCCTGGAGCGGCGCATCCCGGTGGTGCCGCGCGCCGAGATGCTCGCCGAACTGATGCGCTACCGCCACGGCATCGCGGTGGCCGGCACCCATGGCAAGACCACCACCACCAGCCTGATCGCCTCGGTGTTCGCCGCCGCGGGCCTCGATCCGACCTTCGTCATCGGTGGCCGCCTGAATGCCGCCGGCACCAATGCCCAGCTCGGCGCCAGCCGCTACCTGGTGGCCGAGGCCGACGAGAGCGACGCCAGCTTCCTGCACCTGCAGCCGATGGTCTCGGTGGTCACCAACATCGACGCCGACCACATGAGCACCTATGGCGGCGACTTCAACAAGCTGAAGAAGACCTTCGTCGAGTTCCTCCACAACCTCCCGTTCTACGGCCTGGCGGTGCTCTGTGTCGACGATCCGGTGGTGCGCGAGATCCTGCCGCAGGTCAGCCGGCCGATCGTCACCTACGGCTTCGCCGAGGATGCCGACCTGCGCGCCATCAACGTGCGCCAGGAGGGCATGCGCACCTTCTTCACCGTGCTGCGCAAGGACCGCGAGCCGCTCGACGTATCGGTGAACATGCCGGGCAACCACAACGTGCTCAATGCGCTGGCGACCATCGCCATCGCCAGCGACGAGGGCATCGGCGACAACGCCATCGTCGCCGGGCTGTCCGGCTTTCAGGGCGTCGGCCGGCGCTTCCAGGTCTACGGCGAGCTGCCGGTCGACGGCGGCAGCGTGATGCTGGTCGACGACTACGGCCACCACCCGCGCGAAGTCGCCGCGGTGATCAAGGCCGTGCGCGGCGGCTGGCCGGAGCGCCGTCTGGTGATGGTCTACCAGCCGCACCGCTACAGCCGCACCCGCGACCTCTACGACGACTTCGTGCAGGTGCTCGGCGAGGCCAACGTGCTGTTGCTGATGGAGGTCTACCCGGCCGGCGAGGAGCCGATCCCCGGCGCCGACAGCCGCCAGATGTGCCACAGCATCCGTCAGCGCGGCGTGCTCGACCCGATCTACGTCGAGCGTGGCACCGACCTGGCGCCGCTGCTCAAGCCGCTGCTGCGCGCCGGCGACATCCTGCTCTGCCAGGGGGCCGGCGACATCGGCAGCGTCGCGCCGCAACTGATCAAACATCCGCTGTTCGCTGGGCAAGGTGAGTCGAAATGAGTCTGCAATCCAACCTCGATCCCCGGGCCTTCGGCCGGGTCGCCGTACTGTTCGGTGGCAGGAGCGCCGAGCGCGAGGTGTCGCTGAAGTCCGGCCGGGCTGTGCTCGAGGCGCTGCAGGGCGCCGGGGTGGACGCCTTCGGCATCGATGCCGGCGCCGACCTGCTGCAGTGTCTGGCCGGCGAGCGCATCGACCGCGCCTTCATCGTCCTGCACGGCCGTGGTGGCGAGGACGGCAGCATGCAGGGGCTGCTCGAGTGCCTGGACATCCCCTACACCGGCAGCGGCGTGCTGGCCTCGGCGCTGGCCATGGACAAGCTGCGCACCAAGCAGGTGTGGCAGAGCCTCGGTCTGCCGACCCCGCGCCACGCGGTGCTGGCCTCGGCCGACGACTGCGCCCGCGCCGCCGCCGAACTGGGCTTCCCGCTGATCGTCAAGCCGGCCCACGAGGGCTCGAGCATCGGCATGGCGCGGGTGGAGACGCTGGAGCAGCTGCTCGCCGCCTGGCAGAGCGCGCGCGAGTACGACCCGCAGGTGCTGGTCGAGCAGTGGATCAGCGGTCCGGAGTTCACCGTGGCCGTGCTGCGCGGCGAGGTGCT harbors:
- the mraY gene encoding phospho-N-acetylmuramoyl-pentapeptide-transferase; protein product: MLLLLAEYLQQFHKGFAVFQYLTLRGILGVLTALALALWLGPWMIRTLRTRQIGQAVRDDGPQSHLSKKGTPTMGGALILSAIAISTLLWADLTNRYVWVVLGVTLLFGAIGWVDDYRKVIEKNSRGLPSRWKYFWQSVFGLGAAAFLYMTAATPVETTLFLPLLKNIEIPLGIFFVVLTYFVIVGSSNAVNLTDGLDGLAILPTVLVGGALGIFCYLAGNVRFAEYLLIPYVPGAGELIVFCGALIGAGLGFLWFNTYPAQVFMGDVGALALGAALGTIAVIVRQELVLFIMGGVFVMETLSVVIQVASFKLTGRRVFRMAPIHHHFELKGWPEPRVIVRFWIITVVLVLIGLSTLKLR
- the murC gene encoding UDP-N-acetylmuramate--L-alanine ligase gives rise to the protein MAEAPLDNAAELRRMRRIRRIHFVGIGGVGMCGIAEVLLNLGYQVSGSDLKTSPVTERLASFGAQICIGHRAENAEQADVLVVSSAINPANPEVAHALERRIPVVPRAEMLAELMRYRHGIAVAGTHGKTTTTSLIASVFAAAGLDPTFVIGGRLNAAGTNAQLGASRYLVAEADESDASFLHLQPMVSVVTNIDADHMSTYGGDFNKLKKTFVEFLHNLPFYGLAVLCVDDPVVREILPQVSRPIVTYGFAEDADLRAINVRQEGMRTFFTVLRKDREPLDVSVNMPGNHNVLNALATIAIASDEGIGDNAIVAGLSGFQGVGRRFQVYGELPVDGGSVMLVDDYGHHPREVAAVIKAVRGGWPERRLVMVYQPHRYSRTRDLYDDFVQVLGEANVLLLMEVYPAGEEPIPGADSRQMCHSIRQRGVLDPIYVERGTDLAPLLKPLLRAGDILLCQGAGDIGSVAPQLIKHPLFAGQGESK
- a CDS encoding UDP-N-acetylmuramoyl-tripeptide--D-alanyl-D-alanine ligase, coding for MLEAWMLSSVLAALKGRLAGADAFFRGVSIDSRSVEAGQLFVALSGERFDGHDFLEQVAAKSAAAALVEREVEEVELPQLVVADTRKALGQLGALNRAAFHGRLAAVTGSSGKTTVKEMLASILRADHGGDADAVLATRGNLNNELGAPLTLLELAPQHRSAVIELGASHLGEIAYTVSLTRPQVAIITNAGTAHVGEFGGPEKIVEAKGEILEGLAGDGVAVLNRDDPAFATWVQRAAGRQVLSFALHAAADFTARDLDRDARGCPAFTLVGPAGEARIQLNLLGEHNVANALAAAAAAHALGVSLAATRAGLEALQAVKGRAQAQLAPSGMRVIDDSYNANPASMMAAVDILTGFSGRTVLVLGDMGELGAWAEQGHREVGEYARGKVTALYAVGPLMAHAVAAFGSGGRHFATQAELIAVLTAEQSPETTLLIKGSRSAAMDKVVAALCACAGEH
- the ftsW gene encoding putative lipid II flippase FtsW gives rise to the protein MLALLRLSPSPLLSRRGVDLDFPLLAGCLALLGLGFVMVSSASSEVAAAQSGTPLYYMIRHLVYLAIGLSAGAVTLLVPIATWQKHGGKLLLAAFALLVLVLVPGIGREVNGARRWIGFGIANIQPSELAKLFTVIYLAGYLVRRQADVQRKWKGLLMPLIVLGLMAGLLLSEPDFGATVVLVGAGITMLFLGGVSLWRFLPMVAGVLAIGVVVMTSQAYRLKRLTNFIDPWADQFGAGYQLSQALIAFGRGEWLGVGLGNSVQKQFYLPEAHTDFVFAVLAEELGMVGALLTVALFVLVTLRALYLGLQAEKSQQYFSAYVAYGLAILWVGQFLINIGVNVGLLPTKGLTLPFLSYGGSSLVICCISLCLLLRLDWERRNQLGNAEIEFTEEDFADEELRHAR
- the murG gene encoding undecaprenyldiphospho-muramoylpentapeptide beta-N-acetylglucosaminyltransferase; translated protein: MPGNVLIMAGGTGGHVFPALACAREFQARGYSVHWLGTPRGIENELVPQAGLPLHRIEVSGVRGKGLLSLLKAPLQVFKALLQARKVVRELQPVCVLGMGGFVTGPGGVAARLVGAPLIIHEQNAVAGTANRGLVPFASRVCEAFPDTFAASAKRRTTGNPVREELFLETPRQNLGNRQVRLLVLGGSLGAEPLNKLLPVALAKVAAELRPQVYHQAGKKHAEVTRERYREAGVEAEVQPFIKDMARAYAWADLVICRAGALTVSELAAAGLPSMLVPLPHAIDDHQTRNAEYLAKAGAAVLLPQHATDAAALAAQLTEVLMHSEKLAAMGATARRLAKPDATRSVVDICLEVANG
- the murD gene encoding UDP-N-acetylmuramoyl-L-alanine--D-glutamate ligase, with translation MTLIASDQFRIVVGLGKSGMSLVRFLARQGVPFAVADTRMSPPELATLKAEYPQVEVRCGALDVDFLCRASELYVSPGLPLSTEALQAAAVRGVKLSGDIDLFVRHAKAPIVAITGSNAKSTVTTLVGEMAAAAGKRVAVGGNLGTPALDLLADDVELYVLELSSFQLESTERLSAEVATCLNVSDDHMDRYSGMQTYHLAKHRIFRGARQVVINRQDALSRPLIADQVPCWSFGLDKPDFKSFGIIEEGGEKFLAFQFSKLMPVRELRIRGAHNQANALAALALGHAVGLPMASMLDTLRRFTGLAHRCQWVRERDGVTWYDDSKATNVGAALAAIDGLGAEIDGKLLLIAGGDGKGADFNPLRASVARYCRAVVLLGRDAELIAGALTASDGQPVVPLVRVASLDEAVQRCAELAAAGDAVLLSPACASLDMFKNFEERGRLFAKAVEELA
- a CDS encoding D-alanine--D-alanine ligase, which codes for MSLQSNLDPRAFGRVAVLFGGRSAEREVSLKSGRAVLEALQGAGVDAFGIDAGADLLQCLAGERIDRAFIVLHGRGGEDGSMQGLLECLDIPYTGSGVLASALAMDKLRTKQVWQSLGLPTPRHAVLASADDCARAAAELGFPLIVKPAHEGSSIGMARVETLEQLLAAWQSAREYDPQVLVEQWISGPEFTVAVLRGEVLPPIRLGTTHSFYDYEAKYLADDTRYQIPCGLAADKEEELKALVARACEAVGTRGWARADVMQDADGQFWLLEVNTVPGMTDHSLVPMAARAAGLDFQQLVLAILADSLEARS